The genomic region tacatttacatttagcagatgctcttatccagagtgacttacaagaagtgctttgtctatctagagaaagtatctttgctagttagcAACAGCttaaagaaaaagacagtcctgagctcagatactgctagaaacaaaaagtcactgtagatacagagagaaaaaggaacagagttgaacacagaactctgtgccattcaatgcaatgcaatacaataaaatacaacacaatgaactacaaaacacagtccaatacaataaaatataatatataagtgcagcttataattcaatgctcatttaagtgctgtgtaatgagatgtgtcttcagtctgcgtttgaagacagcaagagactctgctgtacggacagccagtgggagttcattccaccacttgggtgccagtacagaaaACATTCTCGACACTTGTCTTCCacgtgccttgaaggatggcgggtcaagctgagatgtacttgaagctcgaagggctcgtggtacagttcaagAGTCCTTCAGACTGTGCTCACTGAAGTTGAGGGAATCCACAATTCAAAGCCACTGGGCTATATGTCTTCAGATGTTAATGACCCTGACCCAGTGACACCAAATATTCTTTTGATGGGGCGGCTCGATGGATCCCTAACTCAGGTGGTTAATCCCAAGAATGAGCTCCTGAGTCACCATCGTTGGAGACATTCACATGTGCTAGCTGACCACTTCTGGTCCTGCTTTATCCATCTGTATTTACCTACTCTGCAGTCACGGCAGAAGTGGCACTCTAAATCAGCTGACCTCACTGAAGATTCTGTAGTGATGATTGTAGACCCCTAACTGCCAAGATCTCTCTGGCCAATTGGGCGAGTCATCAAGGTCCACCCCAGTTAAGATGGGCACATTAGGTCTGCTGATGTGAAGGTGAACGATAGAACATATACGCGTCCTGTTGCTCATCTGGTGGTTCTCCCAGCTCTCCCCTCGGATGAATATCAAGACAGTATTGCACCTGCATAGTGCCCTTTGACGTTAGCAAATGTATTCCATACAAATGTATTCCTGTTCAAAAGATCTAGTAGTGCAAGAAGATTTAGGCTGCTTAGGGAAAGACTTGAaaattgttttgttcatttgtaatACGATTATCCAGTTGCTTCGGCAAGAATGGCTGAAGGTACAGGTCACATGGCTGCTTATGTCAGACGTCATTTCTGGTAGGATGCAGATGGTGCTGCATGTTACTTACACAGTATAACTGTTCGTGGTAAAACCAGAGACTGCGTTAATGTTAACATATTACAGATTGGTGACACCGACTCGATCTCACAGCTCTATCATCTTGAGTCTACTCTCTCTTCCACAATTATGTAACATCAATGTCCATGCCTGCTATTAAACCTTTGAACTCACTGAGGCCTCAAGTGGTGTTCTGGCCAACACACCGGGTTGAACACAATATAAATCTGACCAGTGCCCATTTTCACAACTTCTAACTGTATTCTTCAGTACATTAATGTAGTTAAAGAGATTCCAATAGAATGTGTATTTGGTCATGTTGTGTCACCAcaacaacatccatccatccatccattttctaagccgcttctcctcatggtcgcggggggtgctggagcctatcccagcagtcttcgggcggaaggcaggatacaccctggacaggtcgccagtccatcgcagggccacAACAACATCATTTGTGAATTTTCACAGCAGATGTTTCtccacatttactgtttattgagTGTATGGCTGTTTTTTATACCATAAAAGTCCTTTTTTTCATCACGAGTGTTTGTGATTTGTGAGCTGTACAAACTTCATTCCTATATTATTTCCatttcctcaaaaaaaaaaaaacccttgtgctgttaatggaataattttTTACTCTCATGCTGCTCACTTAGACCACTGAATATGTTATTGGagtaagaaccatttttttgtgTAAACTGAGGGGcaactagaaccaggctggtcagctagctacaGTCTAAAAAAGGTCCTATGTGGaaccattctccatcagtctgaagaaccctttatgatgcaaagaactctttaatcatgcaaaaggctTATTGACTGTTCAAAGTTCTATGTATAACCATATTAGTAAAGAACAGTTGAAGCaccatcatttttaattgtGTAGGCAAATCTAGACCCTGGTGCTATTTCTGTTATTACCTTTGTTGAGGTTCCAAGCGATGATGTGaaatgtgatgtaaaaaaactgcagactgctgattggttggatCATCACTATCATCCTAAATACACATGCTAATGTTAAGCAGTTTAGCATGGCCTCTTCAATTGTTTTATCATCTGATGTAGTTTTTCCCAAACTCTTCTTCTTTCACGTCTATCTGCCTCTTCTAGAACACAATTTTTccctttcacatcaaagcagTTTCATACCATGAAACAAAAGCGAAGCGTAGAAGTGCCATAATTATGctttgtaaagaaaaataaactaaaaggCCTGAACAAGTGAAAAGAGAGgaatttaaacagctgttagtgTTAGCAGGCTGGATAACCCAGCTGGTTACAGAAATGGCCCTTAGTCATCCCTTGGtttactgacaaaatgaaaaactttcaACTTTGTATGCAATCAGTCAGCAGTGCCTTTTGAGTCTCCAAAAAAACTTCTATTTCTACTGTAtcttctatttctatttttgctCTCCATTGAACCAAAGATGTTTACCAGTCCTTTTATGATAATGATGTCTTGTTCATAATATACTGTTGTATattaatagctgttttgttgAGACTCTTGCTACTGTTGCGCCTGATTTTTAACTGAGTTGCAGGATGCCTTACATGACACAGTTTAAATGCAATTTAGTTTGGTTAAAGTTTTAAGCAACTAAACCTGCATTAAAGATTCAGCAGTAAAGCCAGCCTTGGTGTGTACAAGTTTGTTTTTTGAATTACTTTGTGTAACTGTTAAGTTGCCTGGAAATGATGTTGCATGCAATTCACATTGGGGAACTATTTGTATGAaggtttcaccatgtaaagccagcctaataGAATGTCATATGTGTAactgttttgtattttctttgtgTAACTGTCAAATTGCCTCGAAATGATGCTGCATGCACCTTATATTGTGCAACTACTTGTATGAAGGTTTCACCGGTAAAGCCTGCCTAAGAGAATTGATTGTGAGAAACGTTTTGAATTGCTTTGTGTAACTGCCAAGTTACCCAGAAATGATGTTGCATACAGTTCACAGTATGCAACTAATTGTATAAAGGTTTccccatgtaaagccagcctatGGGTTTTAAGtggtgctttttgtttttactttttgcttTTATATATTACTTAAGGCATGTCAAGTGCAGATTTTATGCTGGTGTCAAATAACTAAACATTAGTTAATTTATAATTATCATTGctttgtaaatgtgtgtttttacttATATACACTAGATTCCTTGAGCTACACAGATTAGCGTGTTACCTTAATATTGCTAGCTGTTTATTGGGTAAGGATAGTTGTGCCCCCTCAGTAATTTTTGCCCTCTTGTCTAATTGATTGTGTAGTCAGACCCACATTGCACATCATTTGATGCTAACTAATGTTTAACTGTTGTTAAACAAGCAAGCACGTTTTGCACTGAAgtactgaagtgtttaataaataacagcatgaacaacaacacaacataaGCTTGCATTTCTTgatgtatactgtatatacacatacatatttttattttgaccgtataaactatataaatatGTCATGCAGTCATCATAACTTAAGAGACGAATAATTTACAGTGTGAGGTAGGGTAGGACAGGGCTGGGTTGGGGGTGTCGGGTGAAGATATAAGGGGAAGAGTCCGGTACACTGTATTGGCAgtatattgtttgttatttgGGGGAAGGCGGGGTTGGTCAAGTGAATCTTTGGACAGAGGTTTGCTGAGAAATGAATCGATGGGTCAATGCCTCCATGACTTTCgactcagcacacacacacatgctgcgtTGATGCGAATGAGCCTCCAGGCGATCTGGTTCTTGAAAGACGTTAGAGCACGCACGTATGTATGCGTGTTGGTGCAGTATGAGTTCCAGTGCTTGTTGTCGATCCCTCGGCATCCGGATGTTCCCGCTTTTATCCCGCTGACCCCTCGCCCCCGGGGGGCGTCACTGGCTTTGTTGATGCGGCACGTGGTCTCATAAAACAACTGCTTCTTCACCACGTTGTTTATGCGGACATCGGGCAGCACTGTGACCTCATTGCCCGCTAGGTCTGTGGCACGGGTCAGGTTGCCGACCCAGTGGTTCTCGCTGTCGCACACCGAATATTCCCCACGATGCAAGAACTCTGTGGCCCTCCGCCGGACACGAGGCCCTCTGGATCCCACCGGGTCATTGTCAGAAGGCGCCACATCACTGAAGAGCACGCGGGGTGATCGGTAGCGACGTTTGTTGAAGAGTTTGGGGTCAATGGTGGGGATGAGGTCATTGTGGGTCAAATCCTGCTGGGACTGTCCAGAAGAAGGCCTGACTGAGCGATCCATTCCTGCGTGTTGATTGGCTGGACCTTGTGTTTGGACCTTGTGACCCCCCGTGTTGAGTGCAGCCTGGACGCTGATCAGGAAGAGCAGGACCAGCGTCGTCGACCTCATGGGCACACGTCCTGTGGAGAGTGAAGCAGAGCTGAAATCTCTGACCAATCTACAAACCCACACCCACACTGCACAAAATTATATCTTAGCAAGTGTAAGCATCTTAAAAGTAATTAATATAACTACTATTTCTCCTTTTGAGATTGCTATAGGaatattataatttataataaagaataaaatataattttaattatttctaattttattactttattttatccTATGAAATTATCTTATTGCACTGGcagatgatttcacttgttttaatcATTAGTTCTtataataagtaaaataatctttataatttcttgaaataagtaaaatgatctgcagTGGAATGAGATTTCACTTGATAAAATTACTACAAACAAgtgaaatgtctagaaataagtttaaTAACCTAATTTTCTTACAACAATTTCAGAATATATAATCTCTATTTAAGATGTTTCCAGATATAACGTTTTGCAGTGCAAAGTCCTTTCCCCTTCTTCCATCAAAAAACCTCTCCCAGTACTTCAACCATATGTTGTTGTTATGCTTAGAAATTACAGTTAGGAAGCAATTGGAAATCTGTTGGTGAGCAAACAGTCGgaaggttgtgggttcaaatcccaggatTGACTAGGTATACCTGTTTGTACTCTTgggcaaggcacctaaccccccaatGCCCTACGTGATGCAGCTCTGCTGGTGATGCTGTGCTGCTCACAGAGTAGGCATTGTTAGATCACAAAATGACAAGTTTCTTTTGTAGGACCAATAAGTACATAACATGCAAATTTCAGCAGAACTCCTCAGAACgaatctgcagtgagaatgtCAGTGTAAATGAGTCAAAATTATTAGAGCCAGAAATGGTGGAAGTGGTTAATGAGATGTAcacagtcatttagagtggtttggtgtgaaatgccctgttctggagaaacttactgagtcagaattgttcacagtggtggtgaaaggaatcAATcatccgcctctaaaagctccctcacataaggttattacatgaaatggtcatgaattcACTGTGTGTGAGACActgtttatgatagttttgagaattTAAACTCCATGGTGGAAGGATATATAATATGCAGGGCgatgtgaggcaaaatagtccccagagaaaacgTCCTATTTTGTATAATAATTTTcaattttccactttttcccctatcatcgacattccataacaaactcagaagacacatgtaggttcactggtggttttggacagtaaataaaatgtctatgtgttgtagtcatggtgaccactggttcctatcaccaccactgtaaagaaatctgaaccatttcacaccaaaccactctgaatcattCTGTTTACTTCTCAAAAACTCAATCATGGGGGGGACCCcagttctctcctctccttacAGTCTAAAGCCATACAGTCTATCTTTGTACTACAGCCATATTTTGAAATTGTGGTCTGGACTTGCAAAATAGGATATTTAACCATAACATATGATgtgctgataaaatgaaaaacagtgtaTTGTAATTTTTATGTAAGACAAATTTAAACTATTTCTTAAGGACTGCATGATAATCtcaattcatttcaaatgaaatcatCAGCACCGGATAGATGTTTAGACTTGGCTGACTCAAATTTGCTGATGTATTTGTTGAAATCCAGAAGAGCGGAATGTTTGGCTTACTGCAATAgaatatttgcattttgttcattttacaacATTTGCAACTCTACAGAAATaagttatatttctctgtaatgattaaaaaattaaactcaATCCCAGTTTCtaaattttataaatgtttatcaatcatcatttattttcaccCAGGAATACATGGGTTGACCCTCATTTTCAATATAGTCTAGCATTAACAGCTGAAAAAAGAGAATACTTATGAATAAACTAATtaagaaatggaaaaagaaaaagaaaaaaacaaagatatagTAGTTAAAACCAGCTAATAGTTTTCAACATAAGGTAAATACTGCAAGCTAGAATTTGAGGCAACTGGATAAAAGGTTGGAAAAGGTTGGAAAACAactaagattaaataaaaaacaagattttaatcagtaaaataaaaaaaataataaaatggttagaaataaaaaatataataaaataaaataaaaagaagaacagaaaaactcaactaaaacagtGACAGGCTGTCTGAAAGTGGCTAAAAGATTAAGTTCAAAATGATTGAGAGAGACGAGCAAGCAAGCAAGTCCAGCTACTGGTGTTCTGCAGCTGAAAGCAAATTCCTCAGTTTAGTAAAAATACTAtgtactacaaccccaattccaatgaagttgggacattgtgtaaaacataaataaaaacagaatacgatgatttgtaaatccttttcaacctatattcaattgaatacacaacaaagacaagatatttaacgttcaaacggatacattttattgttttttgcaaatattcactcattttgaatttgatgcctgaagttgggacaggggcacgtttaccactgtgttacatcacctttccttttaacaacactcaataagcatttggaaactgaggacactaattgttgaagctttgtaggtggaattcttgattgatgtacaacttcagttgctaaacagtccggggtctccgctgtcgtattttgtgcttcataatgcgccacacattttcaatgggagacaggtctggactgcaggcaggccagtctagtacacctgtactcttttactacgaagccatgatGTTGGCTTGGCAttgccttgctgaaataagcagggatgtccctgaaaaagacattgcttggatggcagcatatgttgctccaaaacctgtatgtacctttcaacattaatgatgccttcacagatgagcaagttacccatgccatgggcactaacacacccccaaaccatcaaagttgctggcttttgaactttttgccctgataacaatccagacagtccttttgctctttggcccggaggacacgacgttcATGATTTAcataaacaatttgaaatgtggactcattggtccacaggacacttttccactttgcgtcagtccatctcagatgagctcgggcccagagaagctggtggcatttctgggtgttgatgATATATGGCTTGCAGAGTTTTAaattgcacttgtagatggagcaacgaactgttcatcgtattctgtttttatttatgttttacacaacgtcccaacttcattggaattggggttgtatgtattAGCTACTATGTTTATGTATTAGTATCAGGatatatatcatcatcatcgtcgttgaccgcttaatccagctagggtcgcagtagcagttgggagagcagagaatcccagatgaccctgtcccctgcaacttcctcgagctcattcccagggacgccaagccactcccaggccaacttggagatgtaatccctccagcgggtcctaggacgaccctgggGCCTTATCacagtaggccatgcctggtacaccaCCACTGGGAGGCGTCGAGGGGACATCCGAATCAGATGACTGAACCACCTCAagtggctcctctcaatgcggaggagtagcggctctactctgagctcctcctggatggctgagctcctcaacctatcaaatagtgtgtagcccgccaccctgtgaagaaagctcatttccgccacttgtatttgcaatctcattctttctatCATTACCCACAggtcatgaccataggtgagggtcgggatgtagagggactggtaaacagagagctttgccttttggctcagctccctcttcaccgcTACAGTCttgtacagtgaccgcattactgctgccacctgtcccagcctgcaaccgatctcatgatccctcttccctTCACtagtgaacaagaccctgagataattaaactcctccacctggagcaagtcctttccccttacctggagtgggcatgccatccttttccgggctaagaccatggactcagatttggaggtgctgatccgcataccaaccgcttcacactcagctgtaAACCACTctagtgagcgctggaggcaaaCATGCGATTCAGCCAAAAGgacaacatcgtctgcaaacagcagagatgccaccctcgtcctccacacataatgccctcctgaccttggctatgccttaacaccctgtccatgaatatcatgaacaggactggagacagggcacaaccctgccttAGCCCAATGCTAATACTGAAAGGatctgacttaatgctgagtatatgaacacagctctcactctgggagaaCAGAGATCGAATGGTctggagtagtagccctggTACCCCATACTCtcagaggacctcccacaagatatcgcGGGGAACCCCGAGTAagctcccatgccccctcaacaatccacgagagggtgaaaagctggtccattgttccacagctGGGATGGAATCctcattgttcctcctcaatctgaggttcaactatcagtcggagtctcctttccagcacctagGCATAGATTTTCCTAGGGAGGCTGAGCactgtgataccccgatagttggcacagacccaaatggggaccaccaccccagtctgccagtccaagggtactgttcctgaagtccatgcaatattgcaaaggtgcgtcagccacgacagccccacaatacccagagccttaagcatctccagatgaatctcatccgcccccagtgccttgccactgaagagcttgcccactacctcagtgacctctaccagggaaatggagcttgacatgccagaggcctctggccctgactcctgtgagggaggcatgtctcccggattaaggagctcttcaaagtgctccttccaccgaccgacaatatcctcatttgaagtcagagtatCTTCACCCTTATTGAATACAGCTTGTGCGCAGCCACCGTGACctctcctgagtcgccggacagttgtccagaacctccttgaagcctggaaagtctttttccatggttTCGCCAAATTCCTCCCACGCCCTGGactttgcttctgccaccattgtggctgccacctttttcacctgtcggtacctctctgctgagttgggagtccttcgggccatccattccctaaaggcctctttcttcagcttgaccagggtccattcagactccatgtcccctacctcccccggGACACGAGAAAatctctcccggaggtgggagttgaaatcactCTGAACAGGGGTCTCCGACAGTTGTTCCAAGCACACCCTCACTGTTCACTTGGGCCtactgggtctgaccatcagttttccttgccatctgatccaactcaccaccagatggtgatcagttgacagctcagcacctctctttacccgagtgtccagaacatacggTCCCAAGTtagatgaaacaacaacaaagtcaatcattgacctctgacccaaggagctctggtaccatgtacacttatgaacatccttgtgttcgaacttggtgtttgttatggccaatccatgcctggcacagaagttcaataacaattcaccattcgggtttagatcgggcaggccgttcttcccaatcacgcctctctaggtctcccagtcattgccaacatgagcattgaagtcccccagtaagactatggagtctgtaggggggaccctttccagaaccccgcccacttgctccaagaaggctgaatactctgacctgttgtttggtgcataagcacacacaacagtcagagttttcctctctgcgattttaattcacattgaggtgaccctctcatccaccaggACAAACACCAACTACACGgccaccagccggggactcCTGCCTGGCGACTCCTGCCTGGTGTCTCTCACCCTGTGGAACCcttgagtaggagagggaccaacccctatcaagaAGTTTGGTttcagagccgacactgtgggtggaagtgagcccaactatatctagttggtacctccaAGTGGCTAAAAGATTAAGTTCACAATGACTGAGAGACAAGCAAGTGAGCAagtccagctcactggtgctcTGCAGCTGAATGCAAATTGCTCAGTTTAGTAAAAATACTATGTATTATCTATTAGCTACTATGTTTATGTATTAGTATTGGgagatatatacatacatacatacatacatatatatatatatatatatatatatatatatatatatatatatatatatatatatatatatatatatatatgaatcaCAAATCAACattggcccacaattcccatatcagtgcatccccaCTATTTCTTTAAAACCTTTATGTAGAAAAATTTAGCATGGTGTGTATACAGTGCTGTGGTGCCGTGGCTGACCTGTGAAATGTTCCTGGTTGAAGCGAAGGCCCCGTGGGCTCCTAGAGCCAGTGTCCAGTGCTGGCTGAGCCCCAAGAGCCTGCCATCAGGACTGGCCTGTGTGTCTGCTTCTCtctgcaacacaaacacacggACTGTGTTATTAAATAACACATAACAGATGTAGCAGTTAGACAGTTCAGCAGAAAATCTAACTCAaactgaagtttgcttctttagatttAGCTCTGTACCTACAAGCTAACAAGTAATTGCAACTTatatcccaccaattagcattgtgctaactgcaggcctaattagattagattagattagattcacctttattgtcattgtgcagagtacaagtacagggccaatgaaatgtagttagcatctaaccagtgcaatatataacattatttacataaagtgtggtggtaacagtgaccagtgcataaatataactgttatatacatgtgtgtacaagtgaaatgtgaaatatgtaatatgtaatataaaatatgaaacatacaatataaaatatacagtgttatatatgcaatgttatatgtatctatatatctgtgtattaagtttatatacaggaatgtacatattgaatatatagtatataatatacataaatacataacacatacataaagtgAGATATGCAGTAACATGATTGTaggttattatatacacatacgtatacaaatatagacataTAGATGTAATAGATACTGTACAGTGGGAGTAGCAATACAAATGAACGTTGTATGAATGAAGTATATCATCAGTGCAGAAGGTGTAAGAAGTGCAGTTTTTTAAAGTGACTGTGTAGCGTTCGTCAGGATAACCGCCTCAGGAAAAAAGCTTTTCCTAAGCCTGCTGGTGCAGGAGCGGAGGCTCCTGTAACGCCTGCCAGATGGTAAGAGGCTGAAAAGTCTATGATTTGGGTGGGTAACATCTTTGATGATGTTTCTTGCCCTGCCCATGCAGCGTTTGTGGTATATGTCCTCGATGGTGGGTAAATCGGTGCCTGTGATGCGCTGCGCTGTTTTTACTACCCGCTGGAGTGCTTAGTGGTCAGCAGCGCAGCAACTGCCGTACCATACAGAGATGCAGT from Pygocentrus nattereri isolate fPygNat1 chromosome 9, fPygNat1.pri, whole genome shotgun sequence harbors:
- the ngfa gene encoding neurotrophin-7, yielding MRSTTLVLLFLISVQAALNTGGHKVQTQGPANQHAGMDRSVRPSSGQSQQDLTHNDLIPTIDPKLFNKRRYRSPRVLFSDVAPSDNDPVGSRGPRVRRRATEFLHRGEYSVCDSENHWVGNLTRATDLAGNEVTVLPDVRINNVVKKQLFYETTCRINKASDAPRGRGVSGIKAGTSGCRGIDNKHWNSYCTNTHTYVRALTSFKNQIAWRLIRINAACVCVLSRKSWRH